In Naumovozyma castellii chromosome 1, complete genome, one DNA window encodes the following:
- the NCAS0A10330 gene encoding uncharacterized protein (ancestral locus Anc_3.233) encodes MSKTTIEESATKINTLNNYEKDYFESYNNYGIHEEMLQDEVRTQSYRNAIKDCKHLFQGKIVLDVGCGTGILSMFAARNGAKHVIGVDMSSIIEKAQELVDLNGFSHKITLLRGKLEDIELPFEKVDIIISEWMGYFLLFESMLDTVLYARDKYLVDGGLIFPDKCSLHIAGIEDNEYKHEKTSFWENVYGFDYSPFIPLVMREPIVDIIDKNKVNTTANEIIEFDLNIVKLEDLTFEVPFHLKAKRNDTISGLVTWFDVVFPCPKKDVIPVSFSTGPFSAYTHWKQTLFYLQDDLECEVDDDLEGTLSCSPSKVNNRDLDIKIKYTFSAKGAIANIRSTKSENTYLLH; translated from the coding sequence ATGAGTAAGACTACAATTGAGGAGTCAGCTACCAAGATAAATACTTTAAATAATTACGAAAAGGATTATTTTGAATCCTATAATAATTATGGGATTCATGAAGAGATGTTGCAAGATGAAGTTCGTACCCAATCGTACAGAAACGCAATAAAGGATTGCAAGCACTTATTTCAAGGGAAGATTGTATTGGATGTTGGCTGTGGAACTGGTATATTATCGATGTTTGCTGCAAGAAACGGAGCCAAACATGTGATTGGAGTGGATATGTCAAGTATCATCGAAAAGGCTCAAGAATTAGTTGATTTGAACGGATTTTCTCATAAGATTACATTATTAAGAGggaaattggaagatattGAACTGCCTTTCGAAAAAgttgatattattatatcCGAATGGATGGGATATTTCCTCTTATTTGAGTCAATGTTGGACACCGTTTTATATGCAAGAGATAAGTATTTGGTAGATGGTGGTCTCATCTTCCCTGATAAGTGCTCTCTCCATATTGCTGGTATTGAGGATAATGAGTATAAACATGAAAAAACCTCCTTTTGGGAAAACGTCTACGGATTTGATTATTCTCCGTTCATACCATTAGTAATGAGAGAACCGATTGTTGACATTATCGATAAGAATAAAGTCAACACGACAGCAAATGAGatcattgaatttgatcTAAATATTGTGAAATTAGAGGATTTAACCTTTGAAGTTCCGTTTCACCTAAAGGCAAAGCGCAATGACACCATTAGCGGCCTGGTAACATGGTTTGATGTTGTATTCCCATGTCCTAAGAAAGATGTGATTCCAGTTTCCTTCTCAACAGGCCCCTTTTCTGCATACACACATTGGAAGCAAACCCTATTTTATTTACAGGATGATTTAGAATGTGAAGTGGATGATGATCTTGAGGGAACATTATCCTGTTCGCCAAGCAAAGTGAACAATAGAGATTTGGATATTAAGATCAAGTACACATTTAGTGCCAAAGGTGCGATCGCAAACATAAGATCGACAAAGAGTGAAAACACATATTTGTTgcattaa
- the PSF1 gene encoding DNA replication protein PSF1 (ancestral locus Anc_3.234), whose protein sequence is MYGDLANKLILEAKRTQQLNHNSNQLPMYHEDLVRKVLREVTQLKNTTDFLKEQQQLPSDSAIQNDKVLKCQYFVTLLCMERNKRCLLAYQKLRSDVLKSLAWGSNDGPLMSATVDTNGLSHMEQEYLKEYSGLITELKGGEWTDIDLSGSLTPPSDVFIDVRVLKDAGEIQTEYGVFNLIKDSQFFVRQSDVERLIQQGYLQKI, encoded by the coding sequence ATGTATGGGGACCTAGCTAACAAACTAATTCTGGAAGCCAAGCGGACGCAACAGTTGAACCATAACTCCAATCAACTACCCATGTACCATGAGGATCTAGTGAGAAAAGTACTTAGAGAAGTGACACAGTTGAAAAATACCACTGATTTTCTCAAGgagcaacaacaattgcCTTCAGATTCGGCAATTCAGAATGACAAGGTTTTGAAATGTCAATATTTTGTCACATTATTATGCATGGAACGAAATAAAAGATGTTTGTTAGCATATCAGAAACTTCGTTCTGACGTCTTGAAGTCATTGGCATGGGGTAGTAATGACGGTCCCTTAATGTCAGCGACAGTAGATACCAATGGCTTGTCTCATATGGAACAAGAGTATTTGAAGGAGTATTCCGGATTAATTACGGAATTGAAAGGCGGAGAATGGACAGATATTGATTTGTCTGGTTCATTGACTCCTCCTAGTGATGTATTTATTGATGTGAGAGTATTGAAAGATGCTGGTGAGATCCAGACAGAGTATGGTGTTtttaatttgattaagGATTCTCAATTCTTCGTAAGGCAATCAGACGTTGAGCGATTAATACAACAAGGATATCTACAGAAAATATGA
- the RAD61 gene encoding Rad61p (ancestral locus Anc_3.235), translating to MKVYGKRGKRSHIIIPIQSKFEDVEFSEDDDDGHQQSIDLKTSSTNSIISRDTTRPTSKEFSTTLQTTVESVRQHVIAYRSDSLELETKDESNDDFKKEESKLDAFDFMSNTAPKKKKRKTNYRKERLIEEDDEDIDTSQLKVVNDVNRYISSLKDAVDPNNDAKNTDILKKLFEEPLQESIKGTDLDKKNHQRLYGRNRTFLINNDDEENLELEVSDADIDQKIPLTTMQRLEATHHYNDLKNMGTDLKYENDLDFLTRKRLSSIDLASELLHLCLNLENDDQFRMFILEHHSEDIWRWSLTCFRTILEENYNHEFLSVLLLLQGYILSTLPLDTDSLPEEIDMFISALYDQSELPPRSIFKGRNLLLKNYDDFLEKTSSRTSLYYYFSLWKQYYLAKDHFTSGLPMFFRCYAMEFEKRGLEGDGEIDITEFAELLLSLLMSKKRSAISKKDFLDLFKILSLHMCDDEALLKCLILMTNDNYLGLEDVPTDTLYTMSQKTIELLVRQLKNEGDIEAGDQIPLLLCLYFNIIKYLKIPDEHKEACEKFFNESISPLLNKEFVHEWSDSPETSQMFFIIAVLYSDILGVKIPLKQKEIIQADFRYYRIPGLKSVDEHSPYMKYRKALSLLE from the coding sequence ATGAAGGTGTATGGGAAACGGGGGAAAAGATCGCATATAATTATTCCCATTCAATCGAAATTTGAAGACGTGGAATTCAGTGAGGATGACGACGATGGGCATCAACAGAGTATTGATCTGAAAACGTCGAGTACAAATAGCATTATTTCGCGAGATACAACTAGACCAACTTCAAAGGAATTTTCTACGACTTTACAAACTACAGTGGAAAGTGTTCGACAACATGTGATTGCCTACAGGTCAGATAGCCTAGAGCTGGAAACAAAGGATGAGAGCAATGATGACTTTAAGAAAGAAGAGAGTAAATTGGATGCATTTGATTTTATGAGTAATACAGCCCccaaaaagaagaaacgAAAGACTAACTATCGAAAAGAAAGATTGATAGAAGAGGATGACGAGGATATCGATACTTCACAACTAAAAGTCGTCAATGACGTGAACAGATATATCTCTTCCTTAAAAGACGCAGTTGACCCTAACAATGACGCCAAGAACACAGATatcttaaagaaattatttgaagagCCTCTACAGGAATCCATCAAGGGGACTGATCTTGACAAGAAAAACCATCAACGTTTATATGGTAGAAATAGAACGTTTCTCATCaacaatgatgatgaagagaattTGGAACTAGAAGTGAGTGATGCTGACATTGACCAAAAAATACCATTAACAACAATGCAGCGCTTGGAAGCCACTCACCATTATAAcgatttgaaaaacatgGGTACCGACCTGAAATATGAGAACGATTTAGATTTCCTTACGAGAAAGAGATTATCTTCCATCGACTTGGCCTCTGAGTTACTTCATCTGTGcttaaatttggaaaatgatgatCAATTTCGAATGTTCATCTTAGAACATCATTCAGAGGATATATGGCGTTGGAGTCTTACATGTTTTAGGACTATCTTGGAGGAGAACTACAATCATGAATTTCTGTCAGTGTTATTACTATTACAAGGATACATTCTGTCAACTTTACCACTTGATACAGACAGCTTACCAGAAGAAATTGACATGTTCATCTCAGCTTTATATGATCAATCCGAACTTCCTCCAAGATCTATATTTAAGGGTCGGAActtattattaaagaacTATGATGACTTCCTTGAAAAGACGTCATCAAGAACATCTCTTTATTACTATTTTAGCTTGTGGAAACAGTATTATCTCGCAAAGGATCACTTTACTAGTGGCCTTCCCATGTTTTTCCGATGTTACGCAATGGAATTCGAGAAGAGAGGTTTAGAAGGGGATGGGGAAATTGACATAACTGAGTTCGCTGAACTGCTACTATCTTTACTGATGTCTAAAAAAAGGTCAGCCATTTCAAAGAAGGACTTCTTAGACTTGTTTAAAATTTTATCCTTGCATATGTGCGATGATGAGGCCTTGCTCAAGTGTCTTATTTTAATGACTAATGATAATTATCTCGGGTTGGAGGACGTACCTACTGACACATTGTACACGATGTCTCAGAAAACTATTGAATTACTGGTACGacaattaaaaaatgaGGGTGACATAGAAGCAGGTGATCAGATACCTCTACTTTTATGTCTGTATTTcaacattattaaatatctAAAAATTCCTGATGAACATAAGGAAGCATGCgagaaattttttaatgaatcGATTTCTCCCTTACTTAATAAAGAGTTTGTACATGAGTGGTCTGATAGCCCAGAAACATCTCAAATGTTCTTCATAATAGCTGTTCTTTATAGCGACATACTTGGAGTGAAAATCCCGTTAAAACAAAAGGAGATAATTCAGGCAGATTTCAGGTATTATCGAATTCCGGGTCTGAAGTCAGTTGATGAGCATAGTCCATATATGAAATATCGGAAGGCCCTTTCCTTGCTAGAATAA
- the NCAS0A10360 gene encoding FluC/FEX family fluoride channel (ancestral locus Anc_3.237): MLNLPTFFIELFESNLHLILTFTTFSILGNYAREGLAGLSNYKPSYVASGSVLWSNLTASLIMGIMQELHAEPGWFPPELTPLFVGVTTGFCGCLSSFSSMMLEIFNHSTNFASNPNHYKWPNNGYGIMEFLSVLFVHLLVSMGALIFGRQMGSEIIVRYCSVIMVDDNSTNDSSTNSQMAPFAGCGEDKDQLPAEEQLEPPKRYPKPWIQKTIHYVDVLSYLLAIPLIILIIVLAAYYNNHSRADWTLPPLFGIIGGFTRFYVSNALNAKNKHFPIGTFVCNIVATLILAILTMVQRGVRPGFLSPVVHSSVACLVTSGLMNGFCGSLSTISTFINEGYKLPFLDTLSYYFSTVFVSYCLVVITLGAYGWSRGLMEPVC; encoded by the coding sequence ATGTTAAATCTGCCGACATTCTTTATAGAACTATTCGAATCCaatcttcatttaattctGACGTTTACtactttttcaatattagGAAACTATGCTAGGGAAGGTTTAGCAGGACTATCTAACTATAAACCATCATATGTTGCCTCAGGATCTGTCCTTTGGAGCAATCTAACCGCATCACTAATCATGGGTATAATGCAAGAGCTACATGCAGAGCCAGGTTGGTTTCCCCCTGAATTGACACCTTTGTTTGTTGGTGTGACTACCGGATTTTGTGGGTGTTTATCATCCTTTTCAAGTATGATgcttgaaatatttaatcaTTCTACCAATTTTGCATcaaatccaaatcattataAATGGCCTAATAATGGGTATGGGATTATGGAATTTTTATCAGTGCTGTTTGTACATTTATTAGTTTCTATGGGAGCTTTAATCTTCGGGAGACAAATGGGTTCTGAAATAATTGTTAGATACTGCTCTGTTATTATGGTCGATGATAATTCAACTAATGATTCAAGTACTAATTCACAAATGGCACCATTTGCAGGTTGCGGTGAAGATAAAGATCAGCTACCTGCCGAGGAACAATTGGAACCACCAAAGAGATATCCAAAACCCTGGATTCAGAAAACTATACATTATGTCGATGTCCTGTCATATTTGCTAGCCATTCCActtattattttaattattgTGTTAGCTGCATATTATAATAACCATTCTCGTGCTGATTGGACATTACCACCATTATTTGGTATTATTGGTGGATTTACAAGATTCTATGTGTCAAATGCATTAAATGccaaaaataaacatttcCCAATCGGTACTTTTGTCTGTAACATAGTCGCGACACTCATATTAGCCATTTTAACTATGGTTCAACGTGGAGTTAGACCTGGGTTTCTTTCACCTGTGGTTCATTCTTCTGTTGCTTGTCTAGTCACAAGTGGCTTAATGAATGGGTTTTGTGGTAGTTTAAGTACTATCAGTactttcattaatgaagGTTATAAATTACCATTCCTCGATACATTATCTTACTACTTCAGTActgtttttgtttcttattGTCTGGTGGTTATTACATTGGGTGCATACGGTTGGTCGAGAGGACTAATGGAGCCGGTTTGCTGA
- the HED1 gene encoding Hed1p (ancestral locus Anc_3.238): MKRSQTLIVVKGGEAENEDSHSNAVLRVTRRRSASSKPSYAVYSLQEKIKELELSGIKESTPEVYCPQSDEAVPCNQESRSNEEEEEEEEEEEEEKELILPVILKEINFMEKATKEQNKINNHIENCASFSSKEDVQLEHETQRKFKTESASGNTSLTPDKRKVANSIEIDQLTRKVHKPLRDLINHTNKTMYNVDVDTVKFRVGLSRNQCMRLPSLHSKKCIAENETN, translated from the coding sequence atgaaaagaagtCAAACACTGATAGTTGTTAAAGGAGGGGAGGCAGAGAATGAGGATAGCCACTCGAACGCAGTTCTGAGAGTAACTAGAAGAAGATCAGCTTCGTCAAAACCTTCATATGCCGTCTATTCATTacaagaaaagattaaagaattagaattatCAGGTATTAAGGAAAGTACTCCGGAAGTATATTGTCCTCAATCTGATGAAGCTGTTCCTTGTAATCAAGAATCCAGGAGcaacgaagaagaagaagaagaagaagaggaggaggaagaggagAAAGAACTTATCCTACCAGTTATCctcaaagaaataaattttatGGAAAAAGCAACTAAGGAACAAAATAAGATAAATAACCATATTGAAAACTGTGCAAGCTTCTCCTCAAAAGAAGATGTACAGCTCGAGCATGAAACccaaagaaaattcaaaacTGAATCAGCTTCAGGTAATACGAGCCTAACACCAGATAAAAGGAAGGTTgcaaattcaattgaaatagACCAGTTAACTCGAAAAGTTCATAAACCTCTCCGTGATTTGATTAATCACACAAATAAGACAATGTATAACGTGGATGTTGATACGGTGAAGTTTAGAGTCGGGCTATCGAGAAACCAATGTATGAGACTACCCAGTTTACACTCAAAGAAATGCATTGCTGAGAATGAAACCAActaa
- the DAD1 gene encoding Dad1p (ancestral locus Anc_3.239) — translation MITEIHESLIRRQVNTVSSTSIYEYPMSITRESGEIRDESVTISEGDKKFIAQRDLILQEITVTMDSILNGLNELNISLESSIAVGKEFESVADLWKTFYDGLESVTEREENELDDEVKEK, via the coding sequence ATGATAACTGAGATACATGAAAGTCTCATAAGGCGACAGGTCAATACTGTGTCCAGTACATCAATTTACGAATATCCAATGTCCATTACCAGAGAGAGTGGGGAAATAAGAGACGAATCAGTCACAATTAGTGAAGGTGATAAGAAGTTCATCGCGCAACGAGATTTGATACTACAAGAAATCACTGTGACAATGGATTCCATATTGAATGGATTAAACGAATTGAATATATCCCTTGAAAGCTCAATAGCAGTTGGTAAGGAATTTGAATCTGTTGCAGATCTTTGGAAGACTTTCTATGATGGGCTAGAAAGTGTTACTGAGCGAGAGGAGAATGAGCTTGATGATGAGGTAAAAGAGAAGTAA
- the KCS1 gene encoding inositol polyphosphate kinase KCS1 (ancestral locus Anc_3.240) gives MCSKNNSNSNRAEPLPSMDAGDSHIHKHGHPHHKHNHTDNDDEDTIMSLKDLNISDKKKLSTVLHGRKASTYLRIFRDDESLTETNDSTRQRTTSKGKDRDAELIPPHEIDSNNQRHDLYRRRSISIATHPRYREQKLPIMQRYNASVFPSSTPTSQINMERNGQNHQQAYNTGREAHVPSEPQHPHSVDNNNNNDSSDKHLDLEHEPLSLKPISSATYYPHKSKSTSNSKINLDDDDSNLIVNDIDQSDLTIGVEPLEKISSNASSTLSSLFQSNNSSTAGSVMNGSSLSITDQYASSSKISISKSPMNGSNETISKQPIANEETQISMESDVEKQDMTPVAPIEEEEEEEEEEEDQDKEYPLAVELKPFTNKVGGHTAIFRFSKRAVCKTLVNRENRWYENIELNHKELLQFMPRYIGVLNVRQHFYSNGSNNDDTDAELMNHVTKDEACAVITSDGKKDRKNFSIENELVGAPLQHIHSFPTDSSPILFNHKRKSETLDSAIMLPEVVINDNKHIIPDSLWGKYWHSPSSIPSDSMVSSHSLDDLDVNINDNSHFQRRDSGSTMINTELKDLILREVFAPICPKKNRKSIVNSSTNANTTRKSSTSQLKSRSSSQDYRCDSNPSLRAIATPTSPLLKKTLQESISNAIDSSNSVMDLKQFHKKEIARENYINEIPTHSKKKVRNDYDDLSPNTSPRMTQQEFPQDIPENGVFEMEQDSSSSTPQQHTPDSNEVTNYNPDDENAQEEPDTIVSKFILLEDLTRSMNKPCALDLKMGTRQYGVDARRSKQISQRTKCLKTTSRKLGVRICGLKVWNQDYYITRDKYFGRRVRIGWQFCRTLSRFIYDGVSIRSIIKQIPRLIKQLDTLSNEIVKLKGYRLYGSSLLLMYDGDSTSKRSRIKVNLIDFAKCVTRDDLEDGLESVKIPPKNPDSEDRGFLRGIKSLKFYLMLIWNYLTSDQPLLMNEDELSNYLNENEEKFSKSWDWLDDFDKEDETEFNDSESDLRKKWRKYELIFDAEPRYGNNDGEVSD, from the coding sequence ATGTGTTCCAagaataatagtaatagtAATAGAGCAGAACCACTGCCATCAATGGATGCTGGAGATTCACATATACACAAGCATGGACATCCACATCATAAACATAATCATACGgacaatgatgatgaggataCTATAATGTCGTTAAAGGATTTAAACATTTCtgataagaagaaattatccACCGTCCTTCATGGTAGAAAGGCAAGTACATATTTGAGAATCTTTAGAGACGATGAAAGTTTAACAGAAACAAATGACTCTACAAGACAAAGAACCACCTCCAAGGGAAAGGATAGAGATGCTGAACTCATACCTCCTCATGAAATAGACAGTAATAATCAGCGGCATGATTTATATCGCAGGAGATCTATATCAATTGCTACTCACCCCAGATATAGAGAACAAAAATTACCAATAATGCAAAGATATAACGCCTCGGTTTTCCCATCTTCCACTCCAACTTCACAAATAAACATGGAGAGAAATGgtcaaaatcatcaacaAGCTTACAATACTGGAAGAGAAGCGCACGTACCTTCTGAACCTCAACATCCTCACTCTGTcgataataacaataacaatgatTCATCCGATAAGCATTTGGATTTAGAACATGAACCTTTGAGTTTAAAACCAATATCATCAGCAACTTATTATCCCCATAAATCAAAATCGACATCAAActcaaaaataaatttagaCGATGATGATAGTAACCTTATTGTCAATGATATTGATCAAAGTGATCTAACCATTGGTGTTGAGCCTCTCGAGAAAATATCTTCCAATGCGTCATCAACATTATCATCCTTATTTCAATCTAACAATTCGTCTACTGCAGGGAGTGTGATGAATGGTTCATCCCTCAGTATAACTGATCAGTATGCGTCATCTAgcaaaatatcaatatcaaagTCACCCATGAATGGCTCTAATGAAACCATATCTAAACAACCGATAGCCAATGAAGAAACTCAAATATCAATGGAAAGTGATGTTGAGAAACAAGATATGACCCCCGTCGCCCCAatagaggaagaagaggaggaagaggaagaagaagaggatcAAGATAAAGAATATCCATTAGCAGTTGAATTGAAACCGTTTACCAATAAAGTAGGCGGCCATACTGCAATCTTTAGATTTTCTAAAAGAGCTGTTTGTAAAACGTTAGTCAATCGAGAAAATCGATGGTATGAAAACATTGAATTGAATCATAAGGAACTGTTACAATTTATGCCGCGCTATATTGGTGTGCTGAATGTAAGACAACATTTCTATTCAAACGGCtccaataatgatgatactGATGCCGAATTAATGAACCATGTCACCAAGGATGAAGCTTGTGCTGTGATAACTAGCGATGGCAAGAAAGATCGAAAGAATTTCTCTATCGAAAATGAATTAGTCGGTGCTCCACTACAGCATATTCATTCTTTCCCTACAGACTCCTCTCCCATTTTGTTTAATCATAAGAGAAAGTCTGAAACGCTGGATTCTGCCATTATGCTACCTGAAGTTGtaattaatgataataaacaCATAATTCCAGATTCCTTATGGGGGAAATATTGGCATTCTCCAAGTTCCATACCAAGTGATTCGATGGTGTCTTCTCATTCTTTAGATGATCTGGATGTGAATATAAATGATAATTCTCATTTTCAAAGACGTGATTCCGGTTCGACAATGATTAACACTGAATTGAAAGACTTAATCCTAAGAGAAGTATTTGCACCAATTTGTCCGAAGAAGAATAGGAAGAGTATCGTCAATTCAAGCACGAATGCAAATACTACAAGGAAAAGTTCCACCTCACAACTCAAATCAAGATCCTCCTCCCAAGATTATAGATGTGATTCGAATCCATCCCTCAGAGCAATTGCAACACCAACTTCTCCgctattgaagaaaacacTACAAGAATCTATATCAAATGCTATTGATTCATCTAATTCCGTCATggatttgaaacaatttcaCAAGAAAGAAATCGCCAGAgaaaattatattaatgaaatacCTACccattcaaagaaaaaggtTAGAAATGATTATGATGACCTATCTCCAAACACATCTCCTCGAATGACCCAACAGGAATTCCCTCAAGATATCCCTGAGAATGGTGTGTTTGAGATGGAACAAGATTCTTCGAGTTCAACTCCACAGCAACATACACCTGACTCCAATGAAGTTACAAATTATAACcctgatgatgaaaacgCACAGGAGGAACCTGATACcattgtttcaaaatttatatTGTTAGAGGATTTAACAAGATCCATGAATAAACCATGTGCTcttgatttgaaaatgggGACGAGACAATATGGAGTCGATGCAAGACGTTCAAAGCAAATATCACAAAGGACCAAATGTTTAAAGACCACATCTAGAAAATTAGGTGTTCGAATCTGTGGGTTAAAGGTTTGGAATCAAGATTACTATATTACAAGAGACAAATACTTTGGTAGACGAGTGAGAATTGGATGGCAATTTTGTCGTACTTTATCAAGATTTATCTATGATGGTGTCTCTATTAGGAGTATAATTAAACAAATCCCAAGGTTAATTAAACAATTAGATACACTAAGtaatgaaattgttaaGTTGAAAGGGTATAGATTGTATGGTTCCTCATTGTTGTTAATGTATGATGGTGATAGTACTTCAAAGAGATCACGTATCAAGGTCAACTTAATCGATTTTGCAAAATGTGTTACAAGGGATGATTTAGAGGATGGATTGGAATCGGTAAAAATTCCACCTAAGAATCCTGACAGTGAAGACAGGGGATTCCTAAGAGGCATCaaaagtttgaaattctATCTCATGTTAATTTGGAACTATCTAACCTCTGACCAACCACTTCTAATGAacgaagatgaattatccaactatttaaatgaaaatgaagaaaaatttagCAAGAGCTGGGATTGGTTAGATGACTTTGATAAAGAGGATGAAACagaatttaatgattcaGAGAGTGATCTACGTAAGAAATGGAGAAAATATGAGTTGATTTTTGATGCAGAGCCCAGATACGGGAATAATGACGGTGAAGTCAGTGATTAA
- the MLG1 gene encoding putative acyltransferase (ancestral locus Anc_3.244) translates to MSLSDVLSTSYSKFKHLTTTSLSIIVFIQGCISILITQFFIKLFYYKNSEKLQRGLNQTKRSFIILLLSIFSNVSPTSIRITTDDATMRRDSFQINRIGDIIAQLDTNSIIFSNHQLYIDWVIIWWLAHLANLSGNFFILLKKSLEKIPLLGYGMKNYKFIFMNRKWAQDKSLLEQSLGAINTNAIENGKNKDLTNAWGYNILLFPEGTNLCTNGIRKNNAYCKKMGLKPMKNVLMPHTTGLRFMIQNLQPSLTKIYDVTIGYSGVKGEHEFAEIKYSLKNIFLKGLGPSMIDIHIRSFNLYEIPYQDEEAFSKWLFTVWEDKNRLLDQYYINDTFQGMDGKTTLFCPAMDVNPYDFVTVVFLPVAFGMVLTASLWAYFNKKLA, encoded by the coding sequence ATGTCTCTGTCAGATGTCCTCTCCACATCTTACTCTAAATTTAAACATTTAACTACCACATCACTCTCGATAATCGTCTTTATCCAGGGATGCATTTCCATCCTCATTActcaattcttcatcaaacTATTCTACTATAAAAACAGTGAGAAATTACAACGTGGTTTGAACCAAACCAAGAGATCTTTCATTATCCTCTTATTATctatattttccaatgttTCTCCCACATCAATAAGAATAACTACAGATGACGCCACCATGAGAAGAgattcttttcaaattaacCGTATTGGTGATATTATTGCCCAATTAGATACTAACTCCATTATTTTTAGCAATCATCAACTTTACATTGATTGGGTAATTATTTGGTGGTTAGCTCATCTGGCTAATCTTTCTGGAaacttttttattttattgaagaagtcCTTAGAGAAGATCCCATTATTAGGCTACggaatgaaaaattataagTTTATCTTTATGAATAGAAAATGGGCCCAAGATAAATCGTTATTGGAACAAAGTTTGGGAGCCATCAACACTAATGCCATTGAAAACGGCAAAAATAAGGATTTAACTAATGCCTGGGGGtacaatatattattatttccaGAAGGAACCAATTTATGTACTAATGGAATAAGAAAGAATAATGCATACTGTAAAAAAATGGGATTGAAACCCATGAAGAACGTACTAATGCCCCATACTACAGGGTTAAGGTTTatgattcaaaatttaCAACCTAGCTTAACTAAAATTTATGATGTGACCATTGGATATTCTGGTGTTAAGGGTGAACACGAGTTTGCAGAAATCAAGTATTCcctgaaaaatattttcttgaaggGCTTGGGTCCTTCCATGATTGATATTCATATTAGATCGTTTAACTTATATGAGATCCCTTATCAAGATGAGGAAGCATTCTCCAAGTGGCTATTTACAGTTTGGGAGGATAAGAATAGGTTATTAGATCAGTACTACATTAATGACACGTTTCAAGGGATGGATGGGAAAACTACGCTATTCTGTCCTGCCATGGATGTTAATCCATATGATTTTGTCACCGTTGTATTCTTACCTGTCGCATTTGGCATGGTTTTGACAGCATCTCTCTGGGCTTACTTCAACAAGAAACTTGCATAG